The following proteins come from a genomic window of Canis aureus isolate CA01 chromosome 3, VMU_Caureus_v.1.0, whole genome shotgun sequence:
- the LOC144305790 gene encoding olfactory receptor 10D3-like, which yields MEVRNHTLVTEFILLGIPHTEGQETMLFVVFSVFYLCTLLGNLLILVAVMSDSHLHTPMYFFLCNLSVLDIGFSSVSTPKMLANLLVRNRVISLGGCMSQVFFYHFLGSTECLLYTVMAYDRFAAICHPLRYTTIMNRRVCALLAAGTWFTSSFHATILTTLTFQLPYCGSNEVDYFFCDIFPVVKLACGNTLIIETVSFTNIGLVPMMCFLLILASYIRIVIAILKMHSAEGRRKAASTCVSHLSVVTLFFGPCALIYTQPSLSEVLVTPVQIFGNVVTPMLNPTIYTLRNKDVKGALKKLATGQIVSGH from the coding sequence ATGGAAGTGAGGAATCACACTTTGGTTACAGAGTTCATCCTGCTGGGCATCCCACACACAGAAGGGCAAGAAACCATGCTCTTTGTTGTGTTCTCTGTCTTCTACCTCTGCACCCTACTAGGAAATCTGCTCATCCTTGTGGCTGTGATGTCTGACTCCCACCTCCACACTcctatgtatttctttctttgtaaccTCTCTGTGCTAGATATTGGCTTCTCTTCTGTGAGCACGCCGAAGATGTTGGCCAACCTGCTGGTGAGGAACCGAGTCATCTCCCTGGGGGGCTGCATGTCTCAGGTCTTTTTTTACCACTTCCTCGGCAGCACTGAGTGTCTGCTCTACACGGTGATGGCGTATGACCGGTTTGCTGCCATCTGCCACCCACTGCGTTATACCACCATCATGAACCGCCGGGTGTGTGCCTTGCTGGCTGCTGGAACCTGGTTTACTAGCTCTTTTCATGCCACCATTCTCACCACTCTGACCTTCCAACTGCCCTACTGTGGGTCTAATGAGGTAGACTATTTCTTTTGTGACATCTTTCCTGTAGTCAAATTGGCGTGTGGTAATACCCTCATCATTGAGACAGTGAGCTTCACCAACATCGGCCTTGTGCCCATGATGTGTTTTCTGCTCATCCTTGCCTCTTACATCCGCATTGTCATTGCAATCCTAAAGATGCACTCTGCTGAGGGGAGACGCAAGGCAGCGTCTACCTGTGTCTCCCACCTCTCGGTGGTCACACTGTTCTTTGGGCCCTGTGCCCTCATCTATACCCAGCCATCTTTGAGCGAGGTACTCGTAACCCCAGTGCAAATCTTTGGCAATGTAGTCACCCCCATGCTGAACCCCACAATCTAcactctgagaaacaaagatgTCAAAGGAGCCTTGAAAAAACTGGCTACGGGCCAGATAGTTTCAGGTCACTAG
- the LOC144305801 gene encoding olfactory receptor 10D3 has translation MEKNCSVVTEFILLGIPHTKGLETMLFVLFLPFYACTLLGNVSILMAILSSTRLHTPMYFFLGNLSVFDMSFSSVTCPKMLLYLMGLSPLISYKSCVSQLFFFHFLGSIECFLYTVMAYDRFTAICYPLRYTVIMSPRICGALAAGTWLLGCIHSSILTFLTFTLPYCGPNEVDHFFCDIPALLPLACADTSLAQRVSFTNVGLVSLLCFLLILLSYTRITISILHIHSTEGRRRAFSTCSAHLIAILCAYGPIITVYLQPTPNPMLGTVVQILMNLVGPMLNPLIYTLRNKEVKTALKIILHRTSHIPESQ, from the coding sequence ATGGAGAAGAACTGCTCGGTGGTAACTGAATTCATCCTGCTGGGGATTCCACACACAAAGGGGCTGGAGACTATGCTTTTTGTCTTGTTCTTACCCTTCTATGCCTGCACCCTGCTAGGAAATGTGTCCATCCTCATGGCTATTCTTTCTTCCACTCGCCTTCACAcacccatgtatttttttctggggAACTTGTCTGTGTTTGACATGAGTTTCTCTTCTGTGACCTGTCCTAAAATGCTGTTGTACCTCATGGGACTGAGCCCACTCATTTCCTATAAGAGTTGTGTCTCCCAGCTcttcttcttccatttccttgGCAGCATTGAATGCTTCTTGTATACcgtgatggcctatgaccgcttcACTGCTATCTGTTACCCTCTGCGGTACACAGTCATCATGAGTCCTAGAATCTGTGGGGCCCTGGCTGCAGGCACATGGCTGTTAGGGTGTATCCATTCCAGTATCTTGACTTTCCTCACCTTCACTTTGCCATACTGTGGTCCCAATGAAGTGGATCACTTCTTTTGTGACATTCCGGCCCTTTTGCCACTGGCCTGTGCTGATACATCCTTAGCCCAGAGGGTGAGTTTCACCAACGTTGGCCTGGTGTctctcctctgctttctcctaATCCTTTTATCCTACACTCGAATCACCATCTCCATCTTGCATATTCATTCAACCGAAGGCCGCCGCCGGGCCTTCTCCACTTGTAGTGCCCACCTCATTGCCATCCTTTGTGCCTATGGACCCATCATCACCGTCTACTTGCAGCCCACGCCTAACCCCATGCTGGGAACTGTGGTGCAAATTCTGATGAACCTCGTAGGACCAATGCTGAATCCTTTGATCTATACCTTGAGGAATAAGGAAGTGAAAACAgccctaaaaataattttgcacaGGACAAGCCACATTCCTGAGAGCCAGTAA